From the Methanobacterium sp. BAmetb5 genome, the window TCAGTTATATCAATTATGTCCTGTATACGGTGATCTACAAAGTCGTTATATGACTTAATATGATGATCCACCAATTTGTATTCATCAAAAAAGGCATCGACAAGTCCCCAGGCATTCTTTACCATTAAATTCCTCCAAAAAACAACCCATACCTAAATCCATTTTTATTTCATAACCAACCAGGTTCCCAGTTGGTTCTGGTCCATTAACATCAATATTTATATATTATATTATTAAAATATAATACAATTTATGCACCGGCATCTATAAGGTGGGCATTATCTTATTCTGTATTTTATTAATCAATTATACTTATTTAGTCTAAAACCAAACGGTAGGTTTCAAATTTACCTGCAGTCTGACTTTTTCTAGTTATTTTAAGAATATCCCCCGGCTTAGCTTCTATAGCTTTAACAACCGGATCGTCAGCTTTTATTTTTGGTAGCTGCTCAGGGTGGATATCCAGTTTTTTAAGTACTTTTTTAACTTCAGATTTCGACAAAACAACATGATCTGGAACCAGTTCGTGTTTTAAGATATCCTTCTTCACCATTTAATCCTCCATAAAAAATTAGAACGGGCCCGACGGGAGTTGAACCCGCGACCACTTGGTTAAAAGCCA encodes:
- a CDS encoding DNA-directed RNA polymerase subunit H, which codes for MVKKDILKHELVPDHVVLSKSEVKKVLKKLDIHPEQLPKIKADDPVVKAIEAKPGDILKITRKSQTAGKFETYRLVLD